A single Thermosynechococcus vestitus BP-1 DNA region contains:
- the tilS gene encoding tRNA lysidine(34) synthetase TilS, with protein sequence MWGIHHARLHTTLKTQQWLPLGSRILIALSGGQDSVCLTRLLLDLQPHWQWSLVAVHCDHRWRADSTANANFVQQLAQKWHLPCEVVSAPDLPKTEAAARSWRYQVFESVAKALDCTHVVTAHTQSDRAESLLLHLLRGTSPDGLATLLPSRSLGAIQLVRPLLGMTRAQTAAFCQAYGLPIWQDETNHNLEYRRNRLRLELIPYLQQHFNPNVEEALAQTAELLASDRAYFEAEVERLAPTVLREHPPALDRLRLREFPLALQRRLIQCFLRQHLKRGLNFRVIEAVRALMTTGNGSQTASLPGGQHLRVCGRWIELVRPMPPPPAPVPPDPGERSPPPSPLY encoded by the coding sequence GTGTGGGGCATTCACCACGCCCGTTTGCATACCACCTTAAAAACCCAGCAATGGCTTCCTTTGGGGTCACGGATTCTCATTGCTCTATCGGGGGGGCAAGACTCCGTTTGTTTGACGCGCCTGTTGCTGGATCTACAGCCCCACTGGCAGTGGTCTTTGGTGGCTGTCCACTGTGATCACCGCTGGCGTGCAGATAGCACCGCCAATGCAAATTTTGTCCAACAGCTAGCGCAGAAATGGCATCTACCCTGTGAGGTGGTGAGTGCCCCTGATCTGCCGAAAACTGAGGCCGCCGCCCGTTCATGGCGCTACCAAGTCTTTGAGAGCGTGGCCAAGGCGTTGGATTGCACCCATGTGGTGACCGCCCACACCCAGAGCGATCGCGCTGAAAGTCTATTACTGCATCTGTTGCGTGGCACTAGCCCCGATGGCCTCGCCACCCTCTTGCCCAGCCGTTCCTTGGGCGCTATTCAGTTGGTGCGTCCGCTCCTAGGCATGACCCGCGCTCAAACCGCTGCTTTTTGCCAAGCCTACGGATTGCCCATCTGGCAGGATGAAACCAACCACAATTTGGAGTATCGCCGCAATCGGCTGCGTTTGGAGTTAATCCCCTATCTACAACAGCACTTCAATCCGAATGTGGAAGAAGCGCTTGCCCAAACCGCTGAACTGCTCGCTAGCGATCGCGCCTATTTCGAGGCTGAGGTGGAGCGTCTTGCCCCCACCGTGCTCCGCGAGCATCCTCCGGCCTTAGATCGGTTGCGCCTACGGGAATTCCCCCTTGCCCTGCAACGCCGCTTAATCCAGTGCTTTCTGCGGCAGCACCTGAAACGGGGTCTCAACTTCAGGGTGATTGAAGCAGTGCGAGCTCTGATGACGACCGGCAATGGTAGCCAAACCGCAAGCCTGCCGGGAGGCCAGCACCTGCGGGTCTGTGGTCGCTGGATTGAATTAGTTAGGCCAATGCCACCACCGCCTGCACCTGTTCCCCCGGATCCAGGGGAGCGATCGCCCCCCCCATCACCTCTCTATTGA
- a CDS encoding DNA gyrase/topoisomerase IV subunit A, with product MPKQLDLLTSGQVIPTPLHSEMQRSYLEYAMSVIVGRALPDVRDGLKPVQRRILYAMYELGLTPDRPFRKCARVVGDVLGKYHPHGDQAVYEALVRLVQPFSSRYPLLAGHGNFGSIDGDPPAAMRYTETRLAAIAHRMLLQNISEAIVDFAPNFDSSQEEPLVLPAQLPILLLNGSTGIAVGMATNIPPHNLGEVVDALIALIDRPHLSLGELLTYLPGPDFPTGGVIVEGAGLLRAYRTGRGTITLRGVATLEDMAPGRGRHRRQGIVVTELPYQVNKAAWIEKVADLVNQGRLEGIADLRDESDREGLRVVIELKRDAPAAQLLEQLYHLTALQVTYGINLMALVGNQPRQLSLKEILSEFLQFREQTLLRQYRHDLATAQARQHVVTGLLISLNAVEQVIEIVRSAADARAAQSELMIRLGLSDRQASALIAMPLRRLTQQERQELEREQAVLQGRIAHLQTLIHQRPERLKALKKELRQLKKEFGDPRLTQILRETPAPEAVPDCGGDSLWLEMSYRGDLPLQTWRPWSEPLPLGFSAQTSDRLWVFTESGKVYPLSVERLPVTSHREGDRDQPLLTLLPESAQGETLLSVIPSQATADKLILLTRQGRIKVIPSSSLQNLRGRGLQLTKLKAGDTLGWVLPAQGDHLVLATSRGRVFHFFLPDIPVLGRLHQGQAAVRLSRQEILVGAIALSEHENVILVTASGLGKQVPLSLIEVVPLGHLGQLAIPLGQKLDRLAGIGRGSRPLALVTTQERAWITHGEEIPILNREVMGGAIAPLDPGEQVQAVVALA from the coding sequence GTGCCCAAACAACTGGATTTGCTGACCTCTGGACAGGTGATTCCTACACCACTGCACAGTGAAATGCAACGCTCCTACCTGGAGTACGCCATGAGTGTGATTGTGGGGCGGGCCCTACCAGATGTACGGGATGGGCTAAAACCCGTACAGCGCCGGATTCTCTATGCAATGTACGAGTTGGGGCTGACGCCCGATCGCCCCTTTCGCAAGTGTGCACGGGTCGTAGGGGATGTGCTGGGGAAATATCACCCCCACGGGGATCAAGCGGTCTATGAGGCACTGGTGCGCTTGGTGCAGCCCTTTAGTAGTCGCTATCCGCTGTTGGCGGGGCATGGCAATTTTGGCTCCATTGATGGTGATCCACCGGCGGCAATGCGCTATACGGAAACGCGCTTGGCAGCGATCGCCCACCGCATGCTACTGCAGAATATCAGCGAGGCCATTGTGGATTTTGCTCCCAACTTTGACAGTTCCCAAGAAGAACCATTGGTCTTGCCGGCGCAACTGCCGATTTTGCTGCTGAATGGCTCAACGGGAATTGCGGTGGGGATGGCTACAAACATTCCACCCCACAATCTGGGGGAAGTGGTGGATGCACTGATTGCCCTCATTGATCGCCCCCATCTCTCCCTAGGGGAGCTCCTCACCTATCTGCCGGGACCAGACTTTCCCACGGGGGGCGTGATTGTGGAGGGGGCAGGATTGCTACGGGCCTACCGGACGGGTCGAGGAACGATTACACTGCGGGGGGTGGCGACCCTTGAGGATATGGCGCCCGGACGCGGCCGCCACCGCCGCCAAGGGATTGTGGTGACGGAGTTGCCCTATCAGGTGAATAAGGCGGCATGGATTGAAAAGGTGGCGGATTTGGTGAATCAAGGTCGCCTTGAGGGCATTGCCGATCTGCGGGATGAGAGCGATCGCGAGGGGCTGCGGGTGGTGATTGAACTAAAGCGGGATGCCCCAGCGGCGCAACTCTTGGAGCAGCTCTATCACCTAACAGCATTGCAAGTGACCTATGGCATCAACTTGATGGCACTGGTGGGCAATCAACCCCGCCAACTCTCCCTCAAGGAGATCCTCAGTGAGTTTTTGCAGTTCCGCGAACAGACGCTGCTGCGGCAATATCGCCATGATCTCGCAACCGCTCAAGCCCGCCAACATGTGGTGACGGGACTTTTAATCAGCCTCAATGCCGTGGAGCAGGTGATTGAGATTGTGCGATCGGCGGCCGATGCCAGGGCTGCCCAGTCGGAATTGATGATCCGCTTGGGCTTGAGCGATCGCCAAGCGAGTGCCCTGATTGCCATGCCCCTACGCCGTCTCACCCAACAGGAACGCCAAGAACTGGAACGGGAACAGGCGGTGCTGCAAGGGCGGATTGCCCACTTACAAACCCTGATTCACCAGCGGCCTGAGCGCCTCAAGGCACTAAAGAAAGAATTGCGGCAGTTGAAAAAAGAATTTGGTGACCCTCGCCTTACCCAAATTCTGAGGGAAACCCCTGCTCCTGAGGCAGTCCCGGATTGTGGGGGTGATTCCCTGTGGCTAGAAATGAGTTATCGCGGCGATCTGCCGTTGCAAACGTGGCGACCGTGGTCGGAGCCATTGCCCTTGGGTTTCTCGGCACAGACCAGCGATCGCCTGTGGGTGTTTACGGAAAGTGGCAAGGTCTATCCGCTGTCTGTGGAGCGACTACCCGTCACCAGCCACCGTGAGGGCGATCGCGACCAACCGCTGCTTACCCTCCTACCGGAGTCGGCTCAAGGGGAAACCCTCCTTAGCGTTATTCCCAGTCAAGCCACAGCGGACAAGCTCATTCTGCTGACGCGCCAAGGTCGCATCAAAGTCATTCCCAGCTCAAGCCTGCAAAACCTAAGGGGGCGCGGTCTCCAACTCACCAAACTGAAGGCGGGGGATACCCTCGGCTGGGTACTACCTGCGCAGGGGGATCATTTGGTGTTGGCCACCTCACGGGGGCGGGTTTTTCACTTTTTCCTCCCCGACATTCCCGTATTGGGACGGCTGCATCAAGGTCAAGCGGCGGTGCGCCTCAGTCGGCAGGAGATCTTGGTGGGGGCGATCGCCCTTTCGGAGCACGAGAATGTTATCCTCGTTACTGCTTCAGGCCTTGGTAAACAAGTGCCGCTGTCCCTGATTGAAGTTGTGCCCCTCGGTCATTTAGGTCAATTGGCAATACCCCTGGGACAAAAATTGGATCGCTTGGCGGGCATTGGCCGTGGCAGTCGCCCCCTCGCACTGGTGACCACCCAAGAACGGGCCTGGATCACCCATGGGGAAGAGATCCCCATTCTCAATAGAGAGGTGATGGGGGGGGCGATCGCTCCCCTGGATCCGGGGGAACAGGTGCAGGCGGTGGTGGCATTGGCCTAA
- a CDS encoding efflux RND transporter permease subunit, whose translation MISNFFIKRPVFATVCSLLIILVGAIALPTLPIEYYPNVRPPTIQVSANYAGANAETVETNVTTILETQINGVEGMDYIDSTSNSFGNSNITITFTEGYDENIAAVDVNNLVASVTSQLPPEVINTGVNVSKSTNQIVLALALYPEEGYDYDATFISNYATLYVVQPLQRLKGVGKVQIFGQRTYAMRIWLDPNRLASRGLTAQDVVGALSDQNVQVGAGIIGAPPAPEGQEFQISIQAQSRLASEEEFADIIIQRGEDGSVVRIRDVGRTELGAQNYNTNFQFDGRNAVGIGIYQLSSANALDIARAVEAEMAILAEKFPPGLKWSVGFSTTDAVQESIKEVVITLIVAIILVIAVIFLFLQDWRATIIPSVTIPVSLIGTFAFMKAFGFSINSLTMFGLVLATGLVVDDAIVVVENVTRLIEEEGMTPQEAASRSMEEVTGALIATSLVMMAVFIPVAFFPGVTGRLYQQFALTIVFAIALSTFNALTLSPPLCALLLRRERPPMANFILFRWINRLIERTRRGYAGSLNVIVRLKYWVLAGFVALLGVTYWLFQIVPGGFVPEEDQGYFVTLVQSPQGVSLEYTSNIVFKIADAIARNPAVEHTFAIGGFSFFGIGSDKGIIFTSLKPWSQRPALDQLLPQFQKVVAGELGAVVFSSNVPTIDLGGSGLGGFDMQVMDQQGLGLETLASSVNELILKANSTPGFVAVNTPFAINAPQLNVTVDRTRALALGISLKDIFNAMQIYLGSLYVNQFTIFARSYQVIVQADKQFRSNPDDINRIYVRSEQNALIPLSNLVKIEEVSAPPIIYHHNLFRSAEVTGQNVPPLSDRQAMMTMASLAEEVLPNGIGYSWTGLSLESLRSAGQAPLIFGLGLVFVFLVLSAQYESYIDPLIIILSVPLAIMGALLAQWLRGLNNDVFCQIGLVMLIGLASKNAILIVEFANQIRESKGTAIVKSVINAAEERLRPILMTAISFILGIFPLVIATGSGAKSRHSLGTSVTGGMIAATFLSFFVVPIIYILIKEVVARLTKEKPEDATPTAS comes from the coding sequence ATGATTAGCAATTTTTTTATTAAACGCCCTGTTTTTGCAACGGTTTGTTCTCTACTTATTATTCTAGTGGGGGCGATCGCGCTGCCAACCCTACCCATTGAGTACTACCCTAACGTCAGACCACCAACAATTCAGGTGTCTGCCAACTATGCAGGTGCGAATGCCGAAACGGTCGAAACGAATGTCACCACGATCCTAGAAACGCAAATTAATGGCGTGGAAGGGATGGATTACATTGACTCCACCAGTAACAGCTTTGGCAACAGCAATATCACGATTACCTTCACGGAGGGCTATGACGAAAACATTGCTGCGGTGGATGTGAATAACTTAGTTGCCTCTGTTACCTCACAACTGCCACCAGAGGTCATTAACACTGGGGTCAATGTTAGCAAATCCACGAATCAGATTGTTTTGGCCTTAGCCCTGTACCCAGAGGAGGGGTACGACTACGACGCCACCTTCATCAGCAACTACGCGACACTTTATGTGGTGCAACCTCTGCAACGTCTGAAGGGTGTAGGGAAGGTTCAGATCTTTGGTCAACGCACCTATGCCATGCGGATTTGGCTTGATCCCAATCGCTTAGCCAGTCGCGGTCTCACGGCTCAGGATGTGGTGGGCGCTCTCTCCGATCAGAACGTCCAAGTGGGGGCCGGAATTATTGGTGCCCCCCCAGCACCAGAGGGACAGGAGTTTCAAATTTCCATTCAAGCCCAAAGTCGCTTAGCTTCAGAAGAAGAGTTTGCCGACATTATTATTCAGCGCGGTGAAGATGGTTCCGTGGTTCGTATTCGCGATGTCGGTCGCACCGAGCTAGGAGCACAAAACTACAACACCAACTTTCAGTTTGATGGCCGTAACGCAGTTGGGATTGGTATCTATCAACTCAGTAGTGCCAATGCCCTCGACATTGCCCGTGCTGTGGAAGCAGAGATGGCTATTTTAGCCGAGAAATTTCCCCCCGGCCTCAAATGGAGTGTGGGATTTAGCACCACCGATGCGGTGCAGGAGTCGATCAAAGAGGTAGTCATTACCCTGATTGTGGCCATCATCCTTGTGATTGCGGTGATCTTTTTATTTCTTCAAGATTGGCGTGCCACAATTATTCCATCGGTGACAATCCCCGTCTCGTTGATCGGCACTTTTGCCTTTATGAAGGCTTTTGGGTTCTCGATTAACAGTTTGACCATGTTTGGTCTGGTGCTGGCGACGGGGCTGGTGGTGGATGATGCGATTGTGGTCGTGGAAAATGTCACCCGTCTCATAGAAGAGGAGGGCATGACTCCCCAAGAAGCAGCCAGTCGCTCAATGGAGGAAGTAACGGGAGCGTTGATTGCCACCTCATTGGTGATGATGGCGGTCTTCATCCCTGTGGCCTTTTTTCCGGGGGTTACTGGGCGGCTGTATCAGCAGTTTGCTTTGACGATTGTCTTTGCGATCGCCCTTTCTACTTTTAATGCCTTAACCCTTTCTCCCCCTTTGTGCGCCCTGCTCCTACGGCGGGAACGCCCCCCGATGGCGAACTTTATCTTGTTTCGCTGGATCAACCGCTTGATTGAAAGAACGCGGCGGGGCTACGCAGGAAGCCTAAATGTGATTGTGCGATTAAAATACTGGGTACTGGCGGGCTTTGTCGCCCTGCTGGGGGTGACCTACTGGCTGTTTCAGATCGTTCCCGGTGGCTTTGTCCCCGAAGAGGATCAGGGTTATTTTGTCACCCTCGTACAATCCCCCCAAGGGGTCTCCCTAGAATACACGAGTAATATTGTCTTCAAAATAGCGGACGCGATCGCCCGAAATCCAGCGGTTGAACATACCTTTGCCATTGGCGGCTTTAGCTTCTTCGGCATAGGTTCAGATAAAGGAATTATCTTTACGAGCCTCAAGCCTTGGTCACAGCGGCCAGCCCTTGATCAGTTGCTACCCCAGTTTCAGAAGGTGGTAGCGGGTGAACTCGGAGCAGTGGTGTTTTCGTCCAATGTGCCGACCATTGACCTTGGTGGCAGTGGCCTTGGCGGCTTTGATATGCAGGTGATGGATCAGCAGGGTCTAGGTCTTGAAACCCTTGCCAGTTCGGTGAACGAGCTGATCCTGAAAGCAAATAGCACGCCCGGTTTTGTTGCTGTTAATACCCCCTTTGCCATTAATGCCCCCCAGTTAAATGTGACGGTCGATCGCACCCGCGCCCTTGCCTTGGGGATTTCCCTCAAGGACATTTTTAATGCTATGCAGATTTACTTGGGGTCGTTATACGTTAACCAATTCACAATCTTTGCCCGCAGTTACCAAGTGATTGTGCAGGCGGATAAGCAGTTTCGCTCGAATCCCGATGACATCAACCGCATCTATGTGCGTTCAGAGCAAAATGCCCTCATTCCCCTCAGTAATCTCGTAAAAATTGAAGAGGTCTCGGCACCGCCCATTATTTATCACCATAACTTGTTCCGTTCAGCAGAGGTGACCGGCCAAAATGTGCCGCCCCTCAGTGATCGTCAAGCAATGATGACAATGGCATCCTTGGCTGAGGAGGTTCTCCCCAATGGCATCGGCTACAGCTGGACGGGGTTATCCCTAGAGTCGCTCCGGTCCGCAGGCCAAGCACCGTTGATTTTTGGCCTTGGTCTTGTGTTTGTGTTCCTTGTGCTCTCAGCGCAGTACGAAAGCTATATTGACCCCTTGATCATCATCCTTTCGGTGCCTTTGGCAATCATGGGCGCTTTGCTGGCACAGTGGTTGCGGGGGCTGAATAATGATGTATTTTGCCAAATTGGCTTGGTGATGCTGATTGGCCTCGCCAGTAAGAATGCAATCTTGATTGTGGAGTTTGCCAACCAAATTCGTGAAAGCAAGGGCACTGCCATTGTCAAGTCGGTGATTAATGCTGCCGAAGAACGACTGCGCCCTATTTTGATGACGGCAATCTCCTTTATTTTGGGTATCTTCCCGCTGGTAATTGCCACGGGGTCTGGCGCAAAATCCCGTCACTCCTTGGGAACCAGTGTCACGGGTGGCATGATTGCGGCCACATTCCTCAGTTTCTTTGTGGTGCCGATCATTTACATCCTCATTAAGGAAGTGGTGGCACGGCTGACCAAGGAGAAGCCCGAGGACGCAACACCAACGGCGTCTTAA
- a CDS encoding efflux RND transporter periplasmic adaptor subunit encodes MVQRQLFTSALLGSLCFLATACGQPKAKAPPPAARVKLAAVQTETLSQTAVYNASLQSRQSITLQPQVSGRIAQINVQNGQFVNQGQPLILIDPSEQQAVFASNLAAIQSAQANVENARSILRALEAQRRANLATVEFNRMQAERYTALLAEGAVSKEQAQSFITSFRTAQAALQETEADIRAQQATIARLEKALLAAQANAQQQAVVLNWFQVRAPFSGVVGNIPPKVGDFVTPQTNLLTLTSNQPLEVYIQVPIEQIPRIRVGTPVELVDMNGSVVGRSSVFFIAPNTTNNTQTILVKALYNNTRNNLRADQQIQARIILDQQPGILVPTTAVSNLAGQNFVFVAEKDTEGKMIAKQKPIQVGGIQGNRYQVFQGLQPGEQIVVSGIQRLRDGVPITPES; translated from the coding sequence ATGGTGCAACGACAACTGTTCACATCAGCTCTCCTAGGAAGTCTTTGCTTCCTTGCTACCGCCTGTGGTCAACCAAAGGCAAAGGCTCCCCCACCAGCGGCACGGGTGAAACTTGCTGCAGTTCAAACGGAAACTCTTTCGCAAACCGCTGTTTACAACGCTTCTTTGCAATCGCGTCAGTCCATTACCCTACAACCCCAAGTTTCGGGTCGAATTGCTCAAATCAATGTTCAAAATGGTCAGTTTGTCAATCAAGGTCAGCCCCTCATCCTCATTGATCCCTCAGAACAGCAAGCTGTTTTTGCCAGCAATTTAGCCGCGATTCAATCCGCTCAAGCGAATGTGGAGAATGCCCGCTCCATCCTCCGCGCCCTTGAAGCCCAGCGACGTGCCAATCTCGCCACCGTAGAGTTCAATCGGATGCAAGCGGAACGCTATACGGCGCTCTTGGCAGAAGGAGCGGTTTCCAAAGAACAAGCGCAATCCTTCATCACCAGCTTTCGCACCGCCCAAGCAGCACTCCAAGAAACCGAAGCCGATATTCGTGCCCAACAGGCCACCATTGCTCGCTTAGAAAAAGCCCTCCTTGCTGCCCAAGCCAATGCCCAGCAGCAGGCCGTTGTCCTGAACTGGTTTCAGGTGCGCGCTCCCTTTAGTGGTGTTGTTGGCAATATTCCCCCCAAAGTGGGCGATTTTGTAACCCCCCAAACCAACCTCCTCACCCTGACCTCCAATCAACCTTTAGAGGTCTATATCCAAGTGCCCATTGAGCAGATCCCCCGCATTCGGGTGGGAACGCCGGTCGAGTTAGTAGACATGAATGGCAGCGTTGTCGGTAGGAGTTCCGTTTTTTTTATTGCCCCTAACACCACCAACAATACCCAAACCATTTTAGTTAAAGCGCTCTACAACAATACTCGCAATAATCTCCGTGCCGATCAACAAATTCAAGCCCGTATTATTCTCGATCAGCAACCGGGGATTCTGGTGCCGACGACGGCTGTCTCCAATCTTGCCGGCCAAAACTTTGTCTTTGTTGCCGAAAAAGACACCGAGGGCAAAATGATTGCCAAACAAAAGCCCATTCAAGTGGGGGGGATCCAAGGGAACAGATATCAAGTTTTTCAAGGCCTCCAACCGGGAGAGCAAATTGTTGTCTCGGGAATTCAGCGCCTGCGCGATGGTGTCCCCATTACTCCTGAGTCTTAA
- the infC gene encoding translation initiation factor IF-3 — protein sequence MTVQVAVALTKKTQQEQPMINERIHFPRVRVVDTDGSQLGIMSSQEAIAIAREKELDLVLVSDKADPPVCKIIDYGKFRFEQEKKAREARKKQHTSDVKEVKMRYKIEEHDYNVCINRAERFLKAGDKVKATVTFRGREIQHSHLAEELLNRMANDLQAVAEVQQAPKQEGRNMIMFLAPKR from the coding sequence ATGACAGTACAGGTAGCAGTGGCTCTTACCAAGAAAACGCAGCAAGAACAACCGATGATTAATGAGCGCATCCATTTTCCGCGGGTGCGAGTGGTGGATACGGATGGTTCCCAATTGGGGATTATGTCGTCCCAAGAGGCGATCGCGATCGCCCGCGAAAAGGAACTTGACCTTGTTCTTGTCAGTGACAAGGCCGATCCACCCGTTTGCAAAATTATTGACTACGGCAAGTTTCGCTTTGAACAGGAAAAGAAGGCGCGTGAAGCTCGCAAAAAGCAGCATACCTCCGATGTCAAAGAGGTGAAGATGCGCTACAAAATTGAAGAACACGATTACAACGTTTGTATCAACCGCGCGGAGCGTTTCCTCAAAGCCGGGGACAAAGTGAAGGCTACTGTAACATTCCGAGGCCGAGAAATTCAGCACTCCCACTTAGCGGAAGAACTCCTCAACCGTATGGCCAACGACCTGCAAGCGGTGGCCGAAGTGCAGCAGGCACCGAAGCAAGAAGGGCGCAATATGATCATGTTTTTGGCACCGAAGCGGTAA
- a CDS encoding M50 family metallopeptidase: MFGFPPDPKSTRLGLSANEKPPSALLLAIAALATIILWQIPLGNYLLYPFTILATWFHEMGHGLTAILLGGYFRELVIYPSGSGFARYGGEVFLGNLGHGLVAIGGPLGPAIAGSLFILSSRSHRATDLCLKALGMMIVVSLLLWVRSLFGIVFMTLVGIATLLVAYRGNCWLKGIAIQFLGVQACISTFQQVDYLFTDAIPGGQLSDTGLLQQYLWLPYWLWGAMISVITLWLLLWSLKVAYTRPR, from the coding sequence ATGTTTGGCTTTCCTCCAGACCCCAAATCCACCCGACTCGGTCTTTCGGCCAATGAGAAGCCCCCTTCGGCACTGCTGCTGGCGATCGCTGCCCTAGCCACAATCATTCTTTGGCAGATTCCCTTGGGGAACTACCTGCTCTACCCCTTCACAATCTTGGCCACATGGTTCCACGAGATGGGGCATGGCCTCACGGCGATTCTCTTGGGGGGCTACTTTCGGGAATTAGTTATCTATCCCAGTGGTTCAGGATTTGCGCGCTATGGGGGTGAGGTCTTCCTGGGAAATTTAGGACATGGCTTAGTTGCCATTGGTGGGCCACTGGGACCTGCGATCGCTGGCAGTCTCTTTATTTTGTCAAGCCGCTCCCATCGTGCCACAGACCTTTGTCTCAAAGCCCTGGGGATGATGATTGTTGTCTCACTGCTGCTGTGGGTGCGATCCCTCTTCGGCATTGTCTTCATGACGTTGGTGGGGATTGCCACTCTGCTTGTGGCCTATCGCGGGAATTGCTGGCTCAAGGGGATTGCCATTCAGTTCCTTGGGGTGCAGGCCTGTATTAGCACATTTCAGCAGGTGGACTACCTTTTTACCGATGCTATTCCGGGGGGCCAGCTTTCCGATACGGGCCTTCTTCAACAGTACCTCTGGCTTCCCTATTGGCTGTGGGGAGCAATGATTTCTGTGATCACATTGTGGTTGCTGCTGTGGAGTCTCAAGGTGGCCTATACCCGCCCTAGGTAA
- a CDS encoding tRNA (5-methylaminomethyl-2-thiouridine)(34)-methyltransferase MnmD produces MASSKNLAPALNSIWQPQPTADGSFTFFSPEFGETFHSLGGARQEAFEKFAIATDLPGKAQASHLRLLDICYGLGYNTAAALEVIWQHNPTCQVTLIGLELDVGVAQAALGVMPPWPASVQEILEGLARQQRVSTPRCEARLLIGDARQTIQDLVCQGFQADAIFLDPFSPQRCPQLWTVEFLSLVAQCLAPEGHLATYCRAAAVRCALQEAGLHLGTLPIVAPQHRHEWAQGTVARWQPDQLIPLSLMEQEHLQTRAGIPYRDPHLRDTAQAIRWRRQVEQQTANRESTSRWRQRWGIT; encoded by the coding sequence ATGGCTTCTTCGAAAAACTTAGCTCCTGCCTTGAACTCAATCTGGCAACCCCAACCCACAGCAGATGGCTCTTTTACATTTTTTTCTCCAGAGTTTGGCGAAACATTCCATAGCCTTGGGGGAGCGCGTCAAGAAGCCTTTGAAAAGTTTGCGATCGCCACCGATCTGCCCGGCAAAGCCCAAGCCTCTCATCTGCGGCTTTTAGACATCTGCTATGGTTTAGGCTACAACACTGCCGCTGCCTTAGAGGTCATTTGGCAGCACAATCCCACCTGTCAGGTCACGCTCATTGGCCTAGAGCTAGATGTGGGGGTTGCCCAAGCCGCTTTAGGGGTGATGCCCCCTTGGCCAGCATCGGTTCAAGAGATTCTTGAGGGGTTGGCTCGGCAGCAGCGGGTGAGCACCCCACGGTGTGAGGCACGACTGTTAATTGGCGATGCCCGGCAAACAATTCAAGACCTTGTTTGCCAAGGATTCCAAGCAGATGCGATTTTTCTCGATCCCTTTTCACCCCAGCGCTGTCCGCAACTGTGGACGGTGGAGTTTCTCAGCTTAGTGGCTCAGTGTTTGGCACCGGAGGGGCATTTGGCTACCTATTGTCGTGCAGCTGCGGTTCGTTGCGCTTTGCAGGAGGCGGGTTTGCACCTTGGGACACTGCCAATTGTTGCCCCCCAGCACCGCCATGAATGGGCACAGGGAACCGTGGCTCGCTGGCAACCGGATCAACTCATTCCCCTGTCGCTGATGGAGCAGGAACATTTACAAACCCGTGCGGGTATTCCCTACCGCGATCCCCACCTGCGGGATACTGCACAGGCGATTCGATGGCGCCGCCAAGTGGAGCAGCAAACCGCTAACCGTGAGTCCACGAGTCGCTGGCGGCAGCGCTGGGGCATTACCTAG
- a CDS encoding FHA domain-containing protein, with the protein MSGNREHHLLRIEDETGKRTIPLDAATYSIGRDVTNAIVIHGHGVSRQHALLLRIPSPNGYRYRVVDGNADGKPSANGVLVNGQRVQSHELKDGDEINFGGAVKAHYVTLSMGDGEFVKYLKSVNYHSIKAVPMTATITEAEEGAEDKPSEEETKFNATPPSLPSDAPPAAAATPKSTSPLLLIVAGMVIVLAIAAMGVLIMNRPPAPQPQTPTQTQ; encoded by the coding sequence ATGAGCGGTAACCGCGAGCACCATCTACTCCGAATTGAGGATGAAACGGGTAAGCGCACAATCCCCTTGGATGCGGCAACCTACTCCATTGGTCGCGATGTCACCAATGCAATTGTCATTCATGGTCACGGTGTCTCACGGCAACATGCCCTGCTGCTGCGGATTCCCTCACCAAATGGCTATCGCTATCGCGTGGTGGATGGTAATGCCGATGGTAAGCCCAGCGCCAACGGTGTTCTAGTGAATGGCCAGCGAGTGCAAAGCCATGAGCTAAAAGATGGAGATGAGATTAACTTTGGTGGAGCCGTCAAGGCGCACTACGTCACCCTGTCAATGGGGGATGGGGAGTTTGTTAAATATTTGAAGAGCGTCAACTATCACAGTATTAAGGCAGTGCCCATGACTGCAACGATTACCGAAGCAGAGGAAGGTGCAGAGGATAAACCATCAGAAGAAGAAACCAAATTTAATGCCACTCCCCCCTCGCTGCCATCTGATGCTCCCCCAGCGGCGGCTGCAACACCCAAATCCACTTCCCCTTTGCTGCTGATTGTTGCCGGGATGGTCATTGTTCTTGCGATCGCGGCAATGGGCGTTCTGATCATGAACCGACCCCCTGCCCCCCAACCACAGACCCCCACACAAACGCAGTGA